The nucleotide window AATAACATAATCATNNNNNNNNNNNNNNNNNNNNNNNNNNNNNNNNNNNNNNNNNNNNNNNNNNNNNNNNNNNNNNNNNNNNNNNNNNNNNNNNNNNNNNNNNNNNNNNNNNNNNNNNNNNNNNNNNNNNNNNNNNNNNNNNNNNNNNNNNNNNNNNNNNNNNNNNNNNNNNNNNNNNNNNNNNNNNNNNNNNNNNNNNNNNNNNNNNNNNNNNNNNNNNNNNNNNNNNNNNNNNNNNNNNNNNNNNNNNNNNNNNNNNNNNNNNNNNNNNNNNNNNNNNNNNNNNNNNNNNNNNNNNNNNNNNNNNNNNNNNNNNNNNNNNNNNNNNNNNNNNNNNNNNNNNNNNNNNNNNNNNNNNNNNNNNNNNNNNNNNNNNNNNNNNNNNNNNNNNNNNNNNNNNNNNNNNNNNNNNNNNNNNNNNNNNNNNNNNNNNNNNNNNNNNNNNNNNNNNNNNNNNNNNNNNNNNNNNNNNNNNNNNNNNNNNNNNNNNNNNNGTTCCCGCAATCATGGAATTGATCATTGTCGTTTTTGTGCAACAATTCGTCCGTTGATGAGGGGTGTCCCGTGAGTTGGCATGAAATGCAGATGATGACTTGCTGTTGGCCGAGGCGTTTCCTTCTTTAGGAGAAGACATAACACGGAGAATCTCCTTTGCATTGTCAGACAGTTTGTCCCACATCTCACAAGGAATATACGGTGACAAATCAATGTCGTAATCGACGCCATAGTCATCATCGGGAAAGGTAGTCTCAGTAACAAAGGGGCTACGCTTGGATTTTGGGCTacgagaattggaaaaattgtttcctttatcATACAAAGTCGCGGCAGCAAGGAGTAGACTTAGGTAGTTTTCATAGCTAATGGGAGACCCCCCTATAGCTAAATCTAGATTCGCGGTAGTGTTGACTTGGCGAAGCTCTGAAACGTCGCGTACAGAGGACTCGAGCAGGCTGAGGCAAAGTTGTGGTGGCAACTTCTCTGTAGCCGGGACTGTGTTGTTGTAAATGCGAAGatgatttttccaatgcaaaaTAAATCCTTCGGCGGTTCCAGTCCAGGAGCTGCCGTACTTCGCAGAGGTCAGGTATGACAACGTGGTACCAGAACTGATTTTTGCAGCTGTGGATTCGCTGTAGTGTTTAACCACTTTTCCGAAGACAGTTTGTgcatcaaaatcaaaggCATGTTCAcgtgagcaaatccagtggtagtggatctggtgatgtgacataggtagtatgtcacaacccctataatttaaccttgtgttgcgtatcatcacgtcctgtatggaatgtactgtaaatatggacctacgtatccactacggtgagattaacagagtttatcagacccaatgCATACACGGATGTGTAGGTGATGTTTCTTGCCTTCGTGGGGAGAAACGGGTGAGAaagtggcttgtttgatacagctttcatggGTCTTCCCCATGGTCGCGGAaccgtacggatcgaaacAATCGCACGGGTATTGAGCCGCTGTGGTCGGAATGGCCGGAACTAGCCTTAAATGGCGAGAACTTGCCGTTGTATACGGTGTGAAAGTAGACTGTTGTTTAGGTTATATACACACCCAACTGAGTGTGTCTTACAACAGACGGCCATTGTGTATGGTTAGGTCATAAGTTATGACTGGTAATTTCGATATTTGTCGTTGGGTATGACACCGAAACCATAACCGATTTATTGGTGAGCTATGCTGGATAGCGTATAATACTAANNNNNNNNNNNNNNNNNNNNNNNNNNNNNNNNNNNNNNNNNNNNNNNNNNNNNNNNNNNNNNNNNNNNNNNNNNNNNNNNNNNNNNNNNNNNNNNNNNNNNNNNNNNNNNNNNNNNNNNNNNNNNNNNNNNNNNNNNNNNNNNNNNNNNNNNNNNNNNNNNNNNNNNNNNNNNNNNNNNNNNNNNNNNNNNNNNNNNNNNNNNNNNNNNNNNNNNNNNNNNNNNNNNNNNNNNNNNNNNNNNNNNNNNNNNNNNNNNNNNNNNNNNNNNNNNNNNNNNNNNNNNNNNNNNNNNNNNNNNNNNNNNNNNNNNNNNNNNNNNNNNNNNNNNNNNNNNNNNNNNNNNNNNNNNNNNNNNNNNNNNNNNNNNNNNNNNNNNNNNNNNNNNNNNNNNNNNNNNN belongs to Phaeodactylum tricornutum CCAP 1055/1 PHATR_bd_38x36 genomic scaffold, whole genome shotgun sequence and includes:
- a CDS encoding predicted protein, with protein sequence MSHHQIHYHWICSREHAFDFDAQTVFGKVVKHYSESTAAKISSGTTLSYLTSAKYGSSWTGTAEGFILHWKNHLRIYNNTVPATEKLPPQLCLSLLESSVRDVSELRQVNTTANLDLAIGGSPISYENYLSLLLAAATLYDKGNNFSNSRSPKSKRSPFVTETTFPDDDYGVDYDIDLSPYIPCEMWDKLSDNAKEILRVMSSPKEGNASANSKPPSDAEFDTLPHVVLTSDVDWDPSIIDNEIDLVTDWHDAVQDLPSDPYVEPRFNSTGEYRHRHIANFDIF